From a region of the Paraburkholderia caribensis genome:
- a CDS encoding alcohol dehydrogenase catalytic domain-containing protein: protein MAASGNRVVTFMGPMKMELQTFDYPKLVTPTGKKANHGAILKIVTTNICGSDQHIYHGRFAAPKGMVMGHEMTGEVIEVGPDVEFIKKGDLCSVPFNVSCGRCRNCKERHTDVCMNVNDAVDCGAYGFNLGGWQGGQSDYLMVPYADWNLLPFPDKDQAMEKIRDLTLLSDILPTGFHGLMEAGAKVGSTVYIAGAGPVGRCAAAGARLIGASCIIVADTNRARLDLLKNNGCEVVDLTQDTPVADQIEAILGKREVDCGVDCVGLEAHGCGPEANSEHSEAVINTLLEVVRAGGAMGVPGIYTDADPKASTDLTKKGQLPVGFGKAWIKSPKLTAGQAPIMHYNRDLMMAILWDRMPYLGAMLNTEIITLEQAPEAYKTFSDGSPKKFVIDPHGSVKKAA from the coding sequence ATGGCTGCGAGCGGCAATCGCGTAGTAACGTTCATGGGTCCGATGAAGATGGAGCTGCAGACTTTCGACTATCCGAAGCTGGTCACCCCGACAGGCAAGAAAGCCAATCACGGCGCCATCCTCAAGATCGTGACGACGAATATCTGCGGCAGCGATCAGCACATCTACCACGGCCGTTTTGCCGCGCCTAAGGGGATGGTGATGGGACATGAGATGACCGGGGAAGTCATCGAGGTCGGGCCGGACGTCGAGTTCATCAAGAAGGGCGACCTATGTTCGGTCCCGTTCAACGTCTCTTGCGGACGCTGCCGCAATTGCAAGGAGCGGCACACCGATGTATGCATGAACGTCAATGACGCCGTCGATTGCGGTGCCTATGGCTTCAATCTGGGCGGCTGGCAGGGTGGCCAATCCGACTACCTCATGGTGCCTTACGCCGATTGGAACCTGCTGCCTTTCCCGGACAAGGACCAGGCGATGGAGAAGATCCGGGATCTCACGCTGTTATCGGACATCCTGCCGACAGGCTTCCATGGTCTGATGGAGGCCGGGGCCAAGGTGGGCTCGACCGTCTATATCGCCGGGGCCGGGCCGGTGGGCCGGTGCGCCGCGGCGGGCGCCCGCCTGATCGGCGCGTCCTGCATCATCGTGGCCGATACCAACCGGGCGCGGCTGGACCTGCTGAAGAATAATGGCTGCGAGGTGGTCGATCTCACCCAGGACACGCCGGTGGCCGACCAGATCGAAGCGATCCTCGGCAAGCGGGAGGTGGATTGCGGCGTGGATTGCGTCGGGCTGGAGGCGCACGGCTGCGGCCCGGAGGCGAACAGCGAGCACTCGGAGGCGGTAATCAACACGCTTCTCGAAGTGGTGCGGGCCGGTGGGGCGATGGGCGTGCCCGGCATCTATACCGACGCCGACCCGAAGGCGAGCACCGATCTGACGAAGAAAGGCCAGCTTCCCGTTGGCTTCGGCAAGGCCTGGATCAAGTCGCCGAAACTAACGGCGGGGCAGGCGCCGATCATGCACTACAACCGCGACCTGATGATGGCGATCCTGTGGGATCGGATGCCCTATCTTGGCGCCATGCTGAACACTGAGATCATTACGCTGGAGCAGGCGCCTGAGGCGTACAAGACGTTCAGCGATGGCTCGCCGAAGAAGTTCGTCATCGATCCGCACGGCAGCGTGAAGAAAGCCGCATAG
- a CDS encoding GNAT family N-acetyltransferase, with translation MTPVQIDLPPRPISTERLKLVPACERFASQLREYFIENRNHLQPWEPLRAEDFFEPDSVHQRLATMAHNNSSGLALHLLLISAEKGELVGDCNFTNIIRGPFQACHLGFSLAKRFEGQGLMREALTAAISYIFHAIGLHRVMANFKPENVRSAKLLEGLGFEREGLARSYLMIDGVWADHVLASLINQIPDC, from the coding sequence GTGACGCCTGTTCAAATCGATTTACCACCGCGTCCAATTTCAACGGAACGCCTGAAGCTTGTTCCGGCATGTGAGCGGTTCGCGAGCCAGTTGAGGGAATACTTCATCGAAAATCGCAATCACCTGCAGCCGTGGGAGCCGCTTCGGGCCGAAGACTTCTTCGAGCCTGACTCGGTGCACCAACGGCTAGCCACGATGGCGCATAACAACAGCTCAGGACTGGCACTGCATCTACTTCTAATTTCGGCGGAAAAAGGCGAGCTGGTCGGTGATTGCAATTTCACTAACATCATTCGCGGACCCTTTCAGGCATGTCATCTTGGATTTTCGCTTGCAAAGCGGTTTGAAGGCCAAGGTCTGATGCGAGAAGCTTTGACGGCTGCGATCTCTTATATTTTTCATGCGATCGGATTGCACAGGGTAATGGCGAATTTTAAGCCTGAGAATGTTCGTAGCGCAAAACTATTGGAAGGGCTAGGATTTGAGCGCGAAGGACTGGCTCGGTCCTATCTGATGATCGATGGGGTATGGGCCGACCATGTGCTCGCATCGCTGATCAACCAAATTCCAGATTGTTGA
- a CDS encoding putative quinol monooxygenase produces MGGLPLVEQEPATIAWFGLKIAPSVYGIFDAFPDDAGRQAHLSGKVAEALMAKASDLFAKPPEIMNIDVLAAKLPS; encoded by the coding sequence ATGGGCGGACTGCCGCTCGTCGAGCAGGAACCCGCGACGATTGCGTGGTTCGGGCTGAAAATCGCGCCGTCGGTGTACGGCATCTTCGATGCGTTCCCCGACGACGCCGGCCGTCAGGCGCACCTCTCGGGCAAAGTAGCCGAGGCACTGATGGCGAAGGCGTCCGATCTCTTCGCCAAACCGCCGGAAATCATGAACATCGATGTACTTGCGGCGAAGCTGCCGTCGTAG
- a CDS encoding TraR/DksA family transcriptional regulator, producing MSAQKVTLSKEFLARQQSRLVALRATLLGREESTIANEVSDQEQHGSEAEEFEDAAQAMAQKEINQGLRNANDQRISDIERALQKIEDGTYGISDESGEPIPLERLEAVPEAVLTVDEQEMRDTGK from the coding sequence ATGTCGGCTCAGAAAGTGACACTAAGCAAAGAATTTCTTGCACGGCAGCAGAGCCGCCTGGTTGCGTTACGGGCGACGTTGCTGGGCAGAGAGGAGAGTACGATCGCAAACGAAGTTTCAGATCAAGAGCAGCACGGCAGCGAAGCCGAGGAGTTCGAGGACGCGGCTCAGGCAATGGCCCAGAAAGAGATCAACCAAGGATTGCGTAACGCGAACGATCAACGGATTAGTGACATAGAACGCGCGCTGCAGAAAATTGAGGATGGAACATACGGCATTTCTGATGAGAGCGGCGAGCCGATACCGCTTGAGCGGCTCGAGGCCGTCCCGGAGGCTGTCTTGACGGTGGACGAGCAAGAGATGCGAGACACAGGCAAATAA
- a CDS encoding sigma-54-dependent transcriptional regulator, with amino-acid sequence MGDDIRVLVVEDDENVRFGVEQAVALAGFAVSAFASAAQALAEVAPGAPLVIVSDVRMPGIDGLQLLDKVMAIDSQIPVVLISGHADISTAVGAMQVGAYDFIEKPFSSDHIAGRVARAVEKRRLTLEVQGLRAALDNWQGIEALVLGKSPAIAEVRKKILRLADTSVSVLITGETGTGKELIARSLHDFGGRRDKHFVALNCGGLPEQIFESELFGHEAGAFTGAIKKRVGKIEWAHGGTLFLDEIETMPVGLQIKMLRVLQERTLERLGANESISVDCRVIAASKADLTALSADGRFRSDLLYRLNVAQIELPPLRERREDVPLLFEHFVLAAARRFGQPAPVVSASQVSELMTHAWPGNVRELQNVADRFVLGLTGDSLLAEGGGTAVKGGTLADQLAYFERRLIEDMLRRHHGNVAEASEALGMPKKTLYHKLRQLKIAARDVQGEEIDT; translated from the coding sequence ATGGGAGATGACATTCGCGTGCTCGTCGTCGAGGACGACGAGAACGTTCGCTTCGGCGTCGAACAGGCGGTGGCGCTGGCGGGGTTTGCCGTCAGCGCGTTTGCATCGGCGGCACAGGCGCTGGCCGAAGTCGCGCCGGGCGCGCCGCTCGTGATCGTGTCGGATGTGCGGATGCCCGGCATCGACGGATTGCAGCTGCTCGACAAGGTGATGGCGATCGATTCGCAGATCCCCGTCGTGCTGATCAGCGGGCATGCCGACATCTCGACGGCCGTGGGCGCGATGCAGGTGGGCGCGTACGACTTCATCGAGAAGCCTTTTTCCTCCGACCATATCGCGGGGCGTGTCGCGCGCGCGGTCGAGAAGCGGCGCCTCACGCTCGAAGTGCAGGGCTTGCGGGCGGCGCTCGACAACTGGCAAGGCATCGAGGCGCTGGTGCTCGGCAAGTCTCCCGCCATCGCCGAAGTGCGCAAGAAGATTCTGCGGCTCGCCGACACGTCGGTATCGGTGTTGATCACGGGCGAGACGGGCACGGGCAAGGAGCTGATTGCGCGCAGCCTGCACGATTTCGGCGGACGCCGCGACAAACATTTCGTCGCGCTCAATTGCGGCGGCCTGCCGGAACAGATTTTCGAAAGCGAGCTGTTCGGGCACGAAGCGGGGGCGTTCACGGGCGCGATCAAGAAGCGCGTCGGCAAGATCGAATGGGCGCACGGCGGCACGCTTTTTCTCGACGAAATCGAAACCATGCCGGTCGGGCTGCAGATCAAGATGCTGCGCGTGCTGCAGGAACGCACGCTGGAGCGGCTTGGCGCGAACGAGTCGATTTCCGTCGATTGCCGGGTGATCGCCGCGTCGAAGGCCGATTTGACGGCGCTTTCCGCCGACGGGCGCTTTCGCTCGGACCTGCTGTACCGGCTCAACGTCGCGCAGATCGAACTGCCGCCGTTGCGCGAGCGCCGCGAAGACGTGCCGCTGCTGTTCGAGCACTTCGTGCTGGCGGCCGCGCGCCGCTTTGGACAACCTGCGCCCGTTGTGTCGGCGTCGCAGGTTTCGGAACTGATGACGCACGCGTGGCCCGGCAACGTGCGCGAGTTGCAGAACGTCGCGGACCGCTTCGTGCTCGGTCTCACGGGCGACAGTCTGCTGGCCGAGGGCGGCGGCACGGCTGTCAAGGGCGGTACGCTCGCCGACCAGCTTGCGTACTTCGAGCGCAGGTTGATCGAAGACATGCTGCGGCGTCACCACGGCAACGTGGCGGAAGCGAGCGAGGCGCTCGGCATGCCGAAGAAGACGCTGTATCACAAGCTTCGCCAGTTGAAAATCGCCGCGCGCGATGTGCAGGGCGAAGAGATCGATACGTAG
- a CDS encoding type 1 glutamine amidotransferase domain-containing protein has translation MTNETLKGLKIAILIEEGFEQVEMVEPRKALDEAGAETRIVSPRNEHVRAWNFTKWGDEFPVDVALDHAKPQDFDALLLPGGVLNPDVLRTEPKAVAFAKAFFDDGKPVASICHGPWTVIEAGAAHGRRMTSWPSLKTDLKNAGADWVDQEVVVDQNLVTSRSPDDIPAFNREMIKLFSTMRGRRHAA, from the coding sequence ATGACGAATGAAACTCTCAAGGGACTGAAGATCGCGATCCTGATCGAGGAAGGATTTGAGCAAGTCGAAATGGTCGAGCCTCGTAAGGCGCTCGACGAAGCCGGCGCCGAGACGCGCATCGTCTCGCCCAGAAATGAGCACGTGCGCGCCTGGAACTTCACGAAATGGGGAGACGAGTTCCCTGTCGACGTCGCCCTCGACCACGCCAAGCCGCAAGATTTCGACGCGCTCCTCCTGCCGGGCGGCGTCTTGAACCCGGATGTGCTCCGGACGGAGCCGAAAGCGGTGGCCTTCGCAAAGGCTTTTTTCGATGACGGCAAGCCAGTGGCATCGATCTGCCACGGTCCGTGGACCGTCATTGAGGCCGGCGCAGCGCACGGCCGGCGCATGACCTCGTGGCCATCGCTCAAAACCGACCTTAAGAATGCGGGAGCGGACTGGGTGGATCAGGAGGTCGTCGTTGACCAAAACCTGGTCACGAGCCGCAGCCCCGACGATATCCCCGCATTCAATCGAGAAATGATCAAGCTGTTTAGCACTATGCGCGGGCGGCGGCATGCTGCGTGA
- a CDS encoding sensor histidine kinase, whose protein sequence is MRLNVRVRIRGIPLWAWAAAGALYLGAAAAAVEFAWDRAIDALAQVGAHRLDLYAASLKSELGRFETMPAIVARQDSVRALLRAGSRASPELLHEVNTYLEAVNADAGSLATDVIDLQGEVIAASNWNQSFSFVGTNVSYRPYFKDALAHGAGRFFGIGTNTGMPGLYFSSAVRDAGKPIGAAAVKLSVDALEAAWRTPGEAAMVIDGNGVIVISTVPAWKFTAIRPITAQQQHDIQASRQYAGRNVDALPYRRVGDWNGAAWLGRFPDWRRAGHTTQFLVMSRSAPQAGDSIMVLLDVATARRQQQIALAFVTGAFLIAGLYALYATQRRRTIAEKLKAQDALRLVNDRLEMTVAQRTAALVETNERMKQEIVERKRTEQRLRDSQQEVVHAGKLAVLGQMAAGLTHELNQPLVAIRTLCDNARTFFERNQPAQAVANLERVAKLVDSMAVLTGELKTFARKPDVERVAVSLSEAVAHARLIYEARIRDEGVQLDVRIPAGTTVWAESSQLQQVIVNLLGNALDAVRNEPRRVVTIAAADPDARERVLFTIADSGPGIAPDVLAHLFEPFVTTKPRGQGLGLGLAISSRIVEGFGARISAANLADSGADGGAQFTIEFAAATSQRVVHGR, encoded by the coding sequence ATGAGGTTGAATGTGCGCGTGAGAATAAGAGGCATACCGTTATGGGCATGGGCCGCTGCCGGCGCGCTGTATCTCGGCGCAGCGGCCGCGGCCGTCGAATTTGCGTGGGACCGTGCCATCGATGCGCTCGCGCAAGTCGGCGCGCATCGGCTGGACCTGTACGCCGCCAGCCTGAAAAGCGAGTTGGGCCGCTTCGAGACGATGCCCGCCATCGTCGCGCGGCAAGACAGCGTGCGCGCGCTGCTGCGCGCAGGCTCGCGCGCTTCGCCTGAACTGCTGCACGAAGTCAACACGTATCTCGAAGCCGTCAATGCCGACGCGGGCAGTCTCGCCACCGACGTGATCGACCTGCAAGGCGAGGTGATCGCCGCGAGCAACTGGAACCAGTCGTTCAGCTTCGTCGGCACTAACGTTTCCTATCGGCCTTACTTTAAGGACGCGCTCGCGCACGGCGCGGGGCGCTTCTTCGGCATCGGCACGAACACGGGCATGCCGGGCCTGTACTTCTCGAGCGCCGTGCGCGACGCGGGCAAGCCGATCGGCGCGGCGGCCGTGAAGCTGAGCGTCGATGCGCTCGAAGCGGCATGGCGCACGCCCGGTGAAGCGGCGATGGTGATCGACGGTAACGGCGTGATCGTCATCTCGACGGTGCCCGCGTGGAAGTTCACCGCCATCCGTCCGATCACCGCCCAGCAGCAGCACGATATTCAGGCTTCGCGGCAATACGCGGGCCGCAACGTCGACGCGCTGCCTTATCGCCGGGTCGGCGACTGGAATGGAGCGGCATGGCTCGGGCGCTTTCCCGACTGGCGGCGGGCGGGCCACACCACGCAGTTTCTCGTGATGTCGCGGAGCGCGCCGCAAGCGGGCGACTCGATCATGGTGTTGCTCGACGTCGCCACCGCGCGACGCCAGCAGCAGATTGCGCTGGCGTTCGTGACGGGCGCGTTTCTGATCGCCGGGTTGTATGCGCTGTACGCGACCCAGCGGCGCCGCACGATCGCTGAAAAGCTCAAGGCGCAGGACGCGTTGCGCCTCGTGAACGACCGGCTGGAGATGACCGTCGCGCAACGCACGGCGGCGCTCGTGGAAACCAATGAACGGATGAAGCAGGAGATCGTCGAGCGCAAGCGGACCGAGCAGCGTCTGCGCGACTCGCAGCAGGAAGTCGTGCATGCGGGCAAGCTCGCCGTGCTCGGGCAGATGGCCGCGGGCCTCACGCACGAGCTGAACCAGCCTCTTGTCGCGATCCGCACGCTGTGCGACAACGCGCGCACGTTCTTCGAGCGCAACCAGCCGGCGCAGGCGGTGGCGAATCTGGAGCGCGTGGCGAAACTCGTCGACAGCATGGCCGTGCTGACGGGCGAGTTGAAGACCTTCGCGCGCAAACCGGATGTCGAGCGGGTGGCGGTGTCGTTGAGCGAAGCCGTCGCGCACGCGCGGCTCATCTACGAAGCGCGCATCCGCGACGAAGGCGTGCAGCTCGACGTGAGGATTCCGGCGGGCACGACGGTATGGGCGGAATCGAGCCAGTTGCAGCAGGTGATCGTCAACCTGCTGGGCAATGCGCTCGACGCCGTGCGCAACGAACCAAGACGTGTCGTCACGATTGCCGCCGCCGATCCCGACGCGCGCGAACGCGTGCTGTTCACGATTGCGGATAGCGGCCCCGGCATCGCGCCCGACGTGCTCGCGCATCTGTTCGAGCCGTTCGTAACGACCAAGCCGCGCGGGCAAGGTCTCGGCCTCGGGCTTGCCATTTCGTCGCGTATCGTGGAAGGTTTCGGCGCGAGGATTTCCGCCGCGAATCTTGCAGACAGCGGCGCGGACGGCGGCGCACAATTCACTATCGAATTCGCGGCGGCAACGTCGCAGAGGGTGGTTCATGGGAGATGA
- a CDS encoding acyltransferase family protein: MNMQTTSDKYSTLDSLRGVAAMLVVMYHFPGLFRPVYVENSYLVVDLFFVMSGFVIASAYEEKLSRGDISPLRFMRLRLIRLYPLYALGTLLGTAGLLWRLPLSDWHLVASALPLGLLMIPCPLVMRIFYPLSYAERVLYPLNYPSWSLFFELLANAGYAVFFKYLSTRVLLMVVAASGVMLIAKGIHGGKPFSAGWILAGSYGGLLRIAYSFSTGILLFRFRAARRKTSNVLAIALVAAFILLFCLPIPDIFHTAFIFSIALFVFPVLVWVAAAVEPSHKVRKVFLFFGAVSYGVYVLHVPVGAFFQLMFADIEHLGPHVTPWVGAGLLLTVVALASIAEKIYDIPVRRRLLKGWIVRKNHPMTVDATLNQ, translated from the coding sequence ATGAACATGCAAACCACGTCGGACAAGTACTCGACCTTGGACAGTCTACGCGGCGTGGCGGCGATGCTCGTCGTCATGTACCATTTTCCTGGCTTGTTTCGTCCGGTATATGTCGAAAACAGCTACCTTGTGGTCGACCTGTTCTTCGTAATGAGCGGATTTGTTATTGCGAGTGCCTACGAAGAAAAGCTCTCGCGTGGCGACATCAGTCCGCTTCGGTTCATGAGACTCAGGCTTATCCGGCTGTATCCTCTTTATGCGCTCGGAACACTACTCGGAACCGCGGGTCTGCTATGGCGGCTACCTCTTTCGGATTGGCACCTCGTGGCTTCAGCACTCCCTCTTGGCCTGCTGATGATCCCATGTCCTCTCGTGATGCGAATCTTCTATCCGCTCAGCTATGCCGAAAGGGTCCTGTACCCCTTGAATTATCCCTCGTGGTCACTGTTTTTCGAACTCCTGGCGAACGCTGGCTACGCAGTGTTTTTCAAGTATCTTTCCACCCGAGTGCTGCTTATGGTCGTCGCAGCGTCTGGTGTGATGCTGATCGCCAAGGGCATTCATGGCGGCAAGCCTTTTAGCGCCGGATGGATTCTCGCCGGGAGCTACGGCGGATTGCTACGCATTGCGTATTCTTTCTCGACAGGTATTCTCCTGTTCCGGTTTCGCGCCGCCCGACGAAAGACCAGTAACGTCCTTGCAATCGCACTGGTGGCGGCTTTCATATTGCTTTTCTGCTTGCCTATCCCCGATATTTTCCACACGGCATTCATCTTTTCCATCGCGCTCTTCGTATTTCCGGTGTTGGTCTGGGTCGCCGCGGCCGTTGAACCGTCGCACAAGGTTCGTAAGGTATTTTTATTTTTTGGAGCGGTTTCCTACGGCGTATACGTGCTGCATGTGCCGGTTGGCGCCTTTTTCCAGCTTATGTTTGCCGACATCGAGCACCTCGGACCCCACGTTACACCCTGGGTCGGCGCAGGCTTGCTGCTGACGGTGGTTGCTCTTGCCAGCATTGCCGAGAAAATCTACGACATCCCCGTTCGCCGGCGTCTTCTCAAGGGGTGGATAGTGCGCAAAAACCATCCCATGACGGTTGATGCGACACTCAACCAGTAA
- a CDS encoding RidA family protein, whose protein sequence is MTDREIIVPNGMEQIVERAGYAPAVRVGTTVFCAGQVGRTRELEVIHDPEAQFLACWENLKTLLDAAGCTFEDVVEMTTYHVQMSVHMSVFREVKNRVFPRGKCAWTAIGVSELAHPGLLAEIKCVAIQRSAARA, encoded by the coding sequence ATGACTGACCGAGAAATCATTGTCCCCAATGGAATGGAGCAGATCGTAGAACGCGCAGGCTATGCGCCAGCCGTCAGGGTAGGAACAACTGTCTTTTGCGCCGGGCAAGTAGGGCGTACGCGTGAGCTTGAAGTCATCCACGACCCTGAAGCACAGTTCCTCGCGTGCTGGGAGAATCTAAAGACACTTCTCGATGCGGCAGGCTGTACGTTTGAGGACGTCGTCGAGATGACGACTTACCACGTACAAATGAGCGTACACATGTCGGTCTTCCGCGAGGTCAAGAACCGCGTTTTTCCGCGTGGAAAGTGTGCCTGGACGGCGATCGGGGTATCGGAGCTTGCACATCCCGGTTTACTGGCCGAAATCAAGTGCGTGGCGATACAAAGAAGCGCTGCTAGGGCGTAA
- a CDS encoding GNAT family N-acetyltransferase — protein MTYSINYRRATIEDVLTICELGQILNANHHSARPDIYADATTEFGRDKPHWLSSLQGEDRATFVAELGAKAVGFITIQVVKPISPLLQPMVVGRIGSVAVSEQVRGCGVGSSLIKLAEEWAREQGATDIRLAVWKFNEQAIDLYQELGYEIRAFEMGKRIPTVVDTSSA, from the coding sequence ATGACCTACTCGATAAACTATCGACGCGCGACCATCGAAGACGTTTTGACAATTTGCGAATTGGGTCAAATCTTGAATGCGAACCACCACTCGGCACGCCCCGACATCTATGCGGATGCCACCACGGAGTTCGGCCGAGACAAGCCGCACTGGCTCTCCAGCCTCCAAGGAGAAGATCGAGCTACGTTCGTTGCAGAGCTTGGCGCCAAAGCTGTTGGTTTCATTACGATTCAGGTGGTGAAACCGATAAGTCCGCTTTTGCAGCCAATGGTCGTTGGTCGCATTGGTTCTGTCGCAGTCTCAGAGCAAGTGAGAGGATGCGGGGTCGGCAGTTCCCTTATTAAACTCGCGGAAGAATGGGCGCGGGAGCAAGGCGCCACTGATATCAGGTTAGCCGTCTGGAAGTTTAACGAACAGGCGATCGATCTGTACCAGGAACTTGGCTACGAGATTCGGGCGTTCGAGATGGGAAAGCGGATTCCGACCGTGGTGGATACATCCTCCGCGTGA